One genomic window of Priestia filamentosa includes the following:
- a CDS encoding CxxH/CxxC protein — protein sequence MKVNCCLEHVELALDIIVDETEEAPIMKELDKELCITCEYCENNATYIVGNE from the coding sequence ATGAAAGTGAATTGCTGCCTTGAGCACGTAGAGCTTGCGCTTGATATTATTGTTGATGAAACAGAAGAAGCCCCAATTATGAAAGAGCTAGATAAAGAACTGTGTATAACTTGTGAATATTGCGAAAATAATGCTACATATATAGTGGGGAACGAGTGA
- the rlmH gene encoding 23S rRNA (pseudouridine(1915)-N(3))-methyltransferase RlmH: MNISIITVGKLKEKYLKQGINEYLKRLSAYAKVEVVELPDEKAPENLSEVEMEQVKGKEGERILAKISQDTHVIALAIEGKMKSSEQLADDLDKLATYGKSKIAFVIGGSLGLSSDVMKRANDTLSFSKMTFPHQLMRLILVEQIYRGFRINRGEPYHK; this comes from the coding sequence GTGAATATTTCGATTATTACAGTGGGAAAATTAAAAGAAAAATACTTAAAACAAGGTATTAATGAATACTTAAAACGCTTATCAGCTTATGCAAAGGTAGAAGTAGTTGAACTTCCAGATGAGAAAGCACCTGAAAACCTTAGTGAGGTTGAAATGGAACAAGTGAAAGGAAAAGAAGGAGAGCGGATACTTGCTAAAATCTCACAAGATACACATGTCATTGCTCTCGCCATTGAAGGGAAAATGAAATCATCTGAACAGCTTGCAGATGATTTAGATAAGCTTGCTACATATGGAAAAAGCAAAATTGCTTTTGTTATTGGTGGATCACTAGGATTAAGCAGTGATGTAATGAAAAGAGCTAATGATACATTGTCATTTTCAAAAATGACTTTTCCACATCAGTTGATGAGATTAATTTTAGTGGAGCAGATTTATCGCGGATTTCGAATTAATCGAGGAGAACCGTATCATAAGTAA